The Candidatus Poribacteria bacterium genome contains a region encoding:
- a CDS encoding Gfo/Idh/MocA family oxidoreductase, whose amino-acid sequence MKITFIGVGGIAGSYRRSLNQLERPIAAVCDINAERAAAIAEDEDATAYTAHTEMLQKEKPDVVFTCIPPGAHTTQVADAAASGAAVFVAKPVAQDLETAQHASDAIASAGVINQVGYMARYSDITAKAKELVGDQKLTMGIGRFLTRMGANHPWWGKYEVSRGQMVEQTTHVFDLIRYFLGDVDSVQAYGIKNVSDGIADFEECTVCNMQFESGAVGSITSTCVARAHENFATELVGDDLYLKLTHDSGLRGQISGEGVDYTGTEAGYFRQVEQFISAVDANDQGLVLASYADAVKSLAVTLAANRSLETGQVEEVIA is encoded by the coding sequence ATGAAAATCACCTTTATTGGCGTTGGTGGTATTGCTGGAAGCTACCGCCGAAGCCTTAATCAACTTGAACGTCCGATTGCAGCGGTCTGTGATATAAATGCTGAACGTGCAGCGGCTATCGCTGAAGACGAAGATGCAACAGCATACACCGCCCACACTGAGATGCTACAGAAGGAGAAACCCGATGTCGTGTTTACCTGTATCCCACCCGGTGCACACACGACACAGGTTGCCGATGCAGCAGCGTCAGGGGCGGCAGTTTTCGTTGCCAAACCCGTTGCACAAGACTTGGAAACTGCTCAACATGCCAGTGATGCAATTGCTTCCGCAGGTGTTATCAATCAAGTCGGTTATATGGCGCGGTATAGCGATATTACGGCGAAAGCGAAGGAATTAGTCGGCGATCAGAAACTTACCATGGGGATTGGGCGGTTTCTCACAAGAATGGGTGCGAACCATCCTTGGTGGGGGAAGTATGAGGTATCCCGCGGACAGATGGTAGAGCAGACGACCCACGTCTTTGACCTCATCCGCTACTTCCTCGGCGATGTTGACAGTGTTCAGGCTTACGGTATCAAAAATGTTTCCGACGGGATTGCCGATTTTGAGGAGTGCACTGTTTGCAACATGCAGTTTGAGAGTGGCGCTGTAGGCAGCATTACCAGTACCTGTGTTGCCCGCGCACACGAGAATTTCGCGACTGAACTCGTAGGCGATGATCTCTACCTCAAACTCACGCACGATTCTGGATTGCGCGGTCAAATTAGCGGTGAAGGCGTTGACTACACTGGCACGGAAGCGGGTTATTTCCGGCAGGTTGAACAGTTCATCAGTGCTGTTGATGCGAACGATCAGGGACTGGTGCTTGCTTCCTATGCTGATGCTGTGAAGAGCCTTGCTGTCACCCTCGCTGCGAACCGTTCACTGGAGACAGGACAAGTTGAGGAGGTTATCGCTTAA
- a CDS encoding AAA family ATPase — translation MSEVKDTQGPKVEIAVENFGPIAEANIDLRPLTVFVGPSNTGKTYFATLVYALHGAFSGLFHSNLFSPFQYGVMEILSVLLTGLTTSKGEIQEILNKLNVIDRSFKLSDFSEEIRQKLGISIKDTGFFRQELRDELKNCFDLNAVSELMRLTGEQRNEIKVLLRISERGQEYLNIKMKASESEVSLYNSISLDSPDYDDTVLLPKEWSAYGKLSVDDNRVYIVDFRRPLVPNRFYLPAARSGIMQSHRIIASSLVKRTTRVGLERFPEVPTMSGAIADFMERVILYEEGSVSNDEMKCLAETLESEVLAGRILLKLSPSGYPGFYYRPQGIEEDIRLSEASSMVSELAPLVLFLRGLINPGDTLIIEEPEAHLHPGAQADMAVILARLVQAGVRVIITTHSDWLLQEIGNLMRVGELENAGKRVSELPTSLQKEQVGVWHFQKSGKVEEIPYDRINGVEPMEYLDVAEDLYNRSARLQNRLEETKGDSERA, via the coding sequence ATGAGCGAAGTCAAAGATACACAGGGTCCAAAGGTTGAAATCGCTGTTGAGAATTTCGGTCCCATTGCTGAAGCGAATATTGATTTGCGTCCGCTGACGGTATTTGTTGGTCCCAGTAACACTGGGAAGACCTATTTTGCTACGTTGGTGTATGCTTTGCATGGGGCCTTTAGCGGTTTATTTCATTCAAATCTTTTTTCTCCTTTTCAGTATGGAGTTATGGAAATATTAAGTGTACTTTTAACCGGTCTCACTACGTCAAAGGGAGAAATTCAGGAGATACTTAACAAATTAAATGTGATAGATAGGTCTTTTAAATTGTCGGATTTTTCCGAGGAGATTCGCCAAAAATTAGGGATTAGTATCAAAGATACAGGTTTTTTTAGGCAAGAATTGCGGGATGAACTCAAAAATTGCTTTGATCTGAATGCTGTTTCAGAATTAATGCGGTTGACTGGAGAACAGCGTAATGAGATAAAGGTTTTGTTGAGAATCAGTGAAAGAGGTCAAGAATATTTGAACATCAAGATGAAGGCTTCTGAGTCAGAAGTTAGCCTGTATAATTCAATCTCTCTTGATAGCCCGGATTATGACGACACAGTTCTCCTTCCTAAAGAGTGGTCGGCTTACGGGAAATTAAGCGTTGATGATAATAGAGTTTACATAGTAGATTTTAGGCGTCCTCTGGTCCCCAATAGGTTTTACTTACCTGCCGCTCGTAGTGGTATTATGCAAAGCCATCGCATTATCGCAAGTTCACTTGTGAAGCGGACCACCCGCGTAGGCTTGGAACGTTTCCCCGAGGTTCCCACTATGTCAGGCGCGATAGCAGACTTTATGGAAAGGGTTATTCTTTATGAAGAGGGTAGCGTTTCCAATGACGAAATGAAGTGCCTTGCAGAAACACTAGAATCCGAAGTGCTTGCTGGACGAATACTCCTAAAACTCTCACCAAGTGGGTATCCAGGTTTCTACTACCGTCCACAAGGTATAGAAGAGGATATACGTTTAAGCGAAGCTTCGTCAATGGTATCTGAACTTGCTCCTCTGGTGTTATTTCTCCGAGGTCTCATTAACCCTGGTGATACACTTATTATCGAGGAACCGGAAGCACACCTACATCCCGGTGCTCAAGCGGATATGGCGGTCATTCTCGCTCGCTTAGTCCAGGCAGGGGTTAGGGTGATCATAACAACACACAGTGATTGGTTGCTTCAGGAAATTGGGAATCTGATGCGCGTAGGAGAGCTTGAGAACGCTGGAAAAAGGGTTAGCGAACTACCGACTTCTCTTCAGAAAGAACAGGTCGGCGTTTGGCATTTTCAAAAGAGTGGAAAGGTGGAGGAAATTCCGTATGACCGTATCAACGGAGTGGAACCTATGGAATATTTAGACGTGGCTGAAGATCTCTACAACCGTTCTGCACGTCTCCAAAATAGACTTGAAGAAACGAAAGGTGACAGCGAGCGTGCATGA
- a CDS encoding glycosyl hydrolase, with the protein MQINDSLQPIDLKPQLERLFEYSGQKILAVEDTWPPEKGTPVFTVAGTYTTRGWTEWTQGFQFGSAILQFDATGDEQFLEIGRRNTIEKMAPHVTHIGVHDHGFNNVSTYGNLRRLMREGVIPSDVNEMHFYELALKASAAVQASRWTQIKDGTGYIASFNGPHSLFSDTIRSLRVLGLGHTLGAVLMDEGDVAVNLLERLLQHSQTTAAYNVYYGEGRDAYDLRGRVVHESIFNTNDGNYRCPSTQQGYSPFTTWTRGLAWIITGYAEQLEFFDTLTEDDLEPFGGYGLATTHMRKAAEATADFYIENTAQDGIPYWDTGAPGLTELGDYLAVPADPYNDLEPVDSSAAAIAAQGLIRLGNYLKKHGETEAGDSYYQAGLTVAKTLFAEPYLSASDSHQGLLLHSVYHRPNGWDHVPEGRKIPCGEASMWGDYHARELAVLLWREINNKPYLTFF; encoded by the coding sequence ATGCAGATAAACGATTCATTACAACCCATCGACCTGAAGCCTCAGCTTGAGCGACTTTTTGAATACTCAGGTCAAAAGATTTTAGCCGTTGAGGATACGTGGCCCCCTGAAAAAGGCACACCTGTCTTTACCGTCGCTGGCACCTACACGACACGCGGCTGGACCGAGTGGACACAAGGGTTCCAATTCGGCTCTGCCATCCTCCAGTTTGATGCCACGGGTGATGAACAGTTTCTTGAGATCGGCAGACGGAATACGATTGAGAAGATGGCACCACATGTCACACACATTGGTGTACATGATCACGGGTTTAACAACGTCTCAACTTATGGCAATCTCCGTCGCCTCATGCGAGAAGGCGTCATTCCGTCGGACGTTAACGAGATGCACTTCTATGAGCTCGCACTCAAAGCCTCCGCTGCCGTACAAGCGAGTCGGTGGACCCAAATTAAAGATGGGACAGGATATATCGCATCTTTCAACGGACCTCATTCGCTCTTTTCAGACACGATCCGTTCTCTGCGGGTTTTAGGACTCGGGCATACCCTCGGTGCTGTGCTGATGGATGAAGGTGATGTTGCTGTTAATCTATTGGAACGCCTGCTCCAGCATTCGCAGACGACAGCAGCTTATAACGTCTACTACGGCGAAGGACGCGACGCTTACGATCTACGTGGACGGGTGGTGCATGAATCGATCTTCAATACGAATGATGGGAACTACCGCTGCCCAAGCACGCAGCAGGGGTATTCGCCGTTTACGACGTGGACGCGTGGATTAGCATGGATTATTACTGGCTATGCAGAGCAGCTTGAGTTCTTTGATACGCTAACGGAAGATGATCTTGAACCTTTCGGTGGGTATGGTTTAGCAACAACACACATGCGCAAAGCAGCGGAAGCCACCGCCGATTTCTATATTGAGAACACAGCGCAAGATGGAATTCCGTATTGGGATACCGGTGCCCCCGGTTTAACGGAACTCGGTGATTATTTGGCAGTCCCTGCGGATCCGTATAACGATCTTGAACCGGTGGACAGTTCCGCCGCAGCGATTGCAGCGCAAGGATTGATTCGGCTCGGTAACTACCTCAAGAAGCACGGTGAAACAGAGGCAGGTGATTCCTATTATCAAGCAGGCTTAACCGTTGCCAAGACGCTTTTCGCCGAACCGTATTTGTCCGCGTCTGATTCACATCAAGGGTTGCTGTTGCACTCAGTGTATCACCGTCCAAATGGATGGGACCATGTACCAGAGGGTCGAAAGATTCCATGCGGAGAGGCATCCATGTGGGGAGATTATCACGCCCGCGAACTCGCAGTCCTATTATGGCGAGAAATAAATAATAAGCCATATCTGACGTTTTTCTAA
- a CDS encoding efflux RND transporter permease subunit, with translation GVITALRASNLNLPAGTMELGNTEFMVRTMGEFSNPDTIGETIIAVQPTGTPLRLSDVATVLDTYEEARTLSRISGKPSISLSVQKKTEGNTIALVAVLRELVEKRKIDLPEGAELTAVNDYSVILKERLGILETNAIFGLILVVLMLLLFIGWRNAVFAALGIPVAFMATFWFMSVAGYTLSGVSLFGLILVVGIVVDDAIVVIENIYRHLETGESPKVAAIRGAQEVGWPVIAASLTTICAFGPLMFMSGVSGQFMRIVPIMAILVLIASLFEVFVILPAHVSEWGKAKLPEGRSRFDPIRRRSQSAFTLSARITGFFVWFATFFDLIRNRYVRILKVTIRYRYAFVGSVLLIGLIACVGAFLVLDKELFPGEDFPQFYVKAEMPPSYGMQETTAVIAQIEAAAKTLPSSEVAAIVSNIGIHTPTSGLLEGVTYGSNFGEVIIELTPKRQRTRGVDEIIASMRKETATVSGIEQLNYITQEGGPPQGQDVEVKVKGPRFEQLTALAEVLKTTLTQMDGVYDIRDDFRTGKSELRIYLKPEKAYQYGLTTFQIAQTVRTAIEGAKATTYREADEAIDVVVKYEEDSLKNIAELNNLLIATPTGAIVPLKDVADITEEKGYSDIRRFDGERAITVSASVDRQKTTPFKVNQALISTFANVETLYPGYQLDFRGLFDEIRDSFAELWKLFIVGLLLIYVVLGAQFKSFIQPIIIMFAVPFGMIGAMFGLLLSNATLSMVAMFGIVALSGIVVNDSIVLIDFINKYRERGYNKWYAILKGGSIRLRPIILTSLTTIFGLIPMAVGLGGKSPIWMPMAYTIIFGLSFATTMTLFVMPALYAITTDLRGLVLKNPEERFQIVSDEDLLGAAVPADD, from the coding sequence AGGAGTTATCACAGCACTTCGTGCAAGCAATTTGAATCTGCCTGCTGGCACGATGGAACTCGGAAATACAGAGTTCATGGTCCGCACGATGGGCGAATTTTCAAATCCAGACACCATAGGCGAAACTATCATCGCCGTTCAACCCACAGGCACCCCACTCCGCCTTAGCGATGTCGCAACTGTCTTAGACACTTATGAAGAAGCGCGAACCTTATCACGAATCAGTGGAAAACCTTCTATCAGTTTGAGTGTCCAAAAAAAGACGGAGGGTAACACGATCGCGTTAGTTGCCGTGCTCCGCGAATTAGTTGAAAAACGGAAAATCGACCTTCCCGAAGGTGCCGAATTGACAGCAGTTAACGACTACTCTGTTATTCTAAAGGAACGGTTAGGCATTCTGGAGACGAATGCTATTTTCGGTTTGATTCTCGTTGTGCTGATGCTTCTTCTCTTTATTGGTTGGCGAAATGCAGTGTTCGCTGCACTCGGGATACCGGTTGCGTTTATGGCGACCTTCTGGTTCATGTCTGTCGCGGGTTATACACTCAGCGGCGTCTCCCTGTTTGGACTCATCTTGGTCGTCGGGATTGTCGTTGACGACGCTATTGTCGTCATAGAAAATATCTATCGGCACCTTGAGACAGGGGAATCCCCAAAAGTTGCCGCTATTCGCGGCGCGCAAGAAGTGGGTTGGCCGGTTATCGCCGCAAGTTTGACGACAATCTGCGCATTCGGTCCCCTGATGTTCATGTCCGGTGTATCCGGTCAGTTTATGCGGATCGTTCCGATCATGGCAATTCTCGTCCTGATCGCATCCCTCTTTGAAGTCTTCGTAATTTTGCCTGCACACGTCTCTGAATGGGGAAAAGCCAAACTGCCGGAAGGACGTAGTAGGTTTGATCCCATCCGCCGCCGATCTCAGAGTGCTTTCACTCTAAGTGCCCGAATTACAGGTTTCTTTGTGTGGTTCGCCACCTTTTTTGACCTCATACGGAACCGATATGTTAGGATCCTAAAAGTAACAATCCGATATCGGTATGCTTTTGTTGGAAGTGTCCTTCTCATCGGTTTGATCGCGTGCGTTGGCGCATTTTTGGTTCTCGACAAAGAACTTTTCCCGGGCGAAGATTTTCCGCAATTCTACGTCAAAGCCGAAATGCCGCCTTCCTACGGCATGCAAGAGACGACCGCTGTCATAGCACAAATTGAAGCAGCTGCGAAGACCCTTCCATCAAGTGAAGTCGCTGCGATTGTCAGTAATATCGGTATACATACACCGACTTCAGGACTGCTGGAAGGTGTTACTTATGGCTCCAATTTTGGTGAGGTCATCATTGAACTCACCCCCAAACGGCAACGGACCCGCGGCGTAGATGAAATCATTGCCTCAATGCGAAAGGAAACAGCAACTGTTAGCGGGATAGAACAACTGAATTACATTACGCAAGAAGGTGGCCCTCCACAAGGGCAAGACGTGGAAGTCAAGGTAAAGGGGCCCCGATTTGAGCAATTGACAGCACTCGCTGAAGTCCTGAAAACCACTCTCACTCAAATGGATGGTGTTTACGACATCCGAGATGATTTTCGCACTGGCAAATCTGAACTCCGTATCTATCTGAAGCCTGAGAAAGCTTATCAATACGGGTTAACAACATTCCAAATTGCACAAACGGTTCGCACGGCTATTGAAGGTGCCAAAGCCACCACCTACCGTGAAGCAGATGAAGCGATTGATGTCGTCGTCAAATACGAGGAAGATAGCCTAAAAAACATCGCGGAACTCAACAATCTATTGATTGCAACCCCTACGGGTGCTATTGTCCCGCTCAAAGATGTCGCCGACATTACAGAGGAGAAAGGGTATTCTGATATCCGTCGATTCGATGGGGAGCGGGCGATTACGGTTTCCGCATCCGTAGATAGACAGAAAACAACGCCTTTCAAAGTGAATCAGGCGTTAATCAGCACATTCGCCAATGTGGAAACTTTGTACCCAGGATACCAACTCGATTTTCGAGGACTTTTCGATGAGATTCGAGATTCTTTTGCGGAATTGTGGAAACTGTTTATCGTCGGTCTGCTGTTAATCTATGTCGTGTTGGGTGCACAATTTAAGTCGTTTATCCAACCGATTATTATTATGTTTGCCGTTCCGTTCGGTATGATAGGCGCGATGTTTGGACTACTCCTTTCTAATGCCACACTTAGTATGGTCGCCATGTTTGGTATCGTTGCACTCTCTGGGATTGTCGTCAACGATTCGATTGTGCTCATCGACTTCATCAACAAATACCGAGAACGCGGTTACAATAAGTGGTACGCCATCCTGAAAGGTGGAAGTATCCGCTTGCGTCCGATTATCTTAACATCACTCACAACAATCTTCGGACTCATTCCGATGGCAGTTGGTCTCGGTGGTAAATCGCCTATATGGATGCCGATGGCGTACACCATCATCTTCGGACTCTCCTTCGCAACCACGATGACGCTGTTTGTTATGCCTGCGCTCTATGCAATCACAACAGACCTACGCGGTCTCGTCCTGAAAAACCCAGAAGAACGGTTCCAAATCGTTTCAGATGAAGACCTGTTGGGTGCCGCGGTACCAGCTGACGATTGA
- a CDS encoding efflux RND transporter permease subunit produces the protein MSIPKISVNNPVLANLLMIIIIVFGLYAWMNLPRELTPEVSVQSAVVTTLYPGASPEEVEMLVTAPIEDAIEENVNKVDLLFSTSSEGRSVIFVDFEEISNRDFDKELENIRTAVEQVNELPEEILDDPRVEEFDSSFGFPILTIVVGGNIAETQMRNIAENLKDEISDLKNIASVGMAGLREREIWIEVNPDRLKAYRLPISAVITALGTNNLNLPAGTMELGGTEFMIRTMGEFTDLDTIGETLITAQPTGTLLRLKDVATISDTYEEVRTLSRIDGQPSISLSVQKKTEGNTIALVAKLRELVDNRRTSLPEGAELTVVNDYSVVLKERLGILETNAFFGLVLVVLMLLLFIGWRNALFAALGIPVAFMATFWFMSIAGYTLSGVSLFGLILVVGIVVDDAIVVMENIYRHIESGVSPKVAAIRGAEEVGWPVVAASLTTICAFGPLMFMSGVTGQFMRIVPVMAILVLIASLFEVFVILPAHVAEWGRTKIRTGRSRLENLRTESPRGFTLGVRIVGFFVWFALFFELIRNRYVRILKITIRHRYAFVGGILFFGLVACIGAFFVLDRELFPGEEFPQFYVKAEMPPSYGIQETTEVIVQIEEMAKRLPSTEVDAVVSNVGLHTFMSGLVRKSVTYGSNLGEVIVELTPKQERTRGVDEIIAELRTKTATISGIERLSFATQDGGAPQVADVRVKVKGPRFENLTELAGVLKTALSQIDGVYDIQDDFSIGKSELRIYLNQEKAYQYGLTTFQVAQTVRTALEGAKATTYREADEAIDVIVKYEEDALTNLAKLNNLLITTPTGAIVPLKDVANIVMEKGYADIHRFDGERAITVYASVDKEKTTAFKVNQSLISAFAGIESLYPGYQLDFRGVFDEITESFSELWKLFIVGLLLIYVVLGAQFRSFIQPIIIMFAVPFGMIGAMVGLLLSHATLSVVAMFGIVALSGIVVNDSIVLIDFINKYREKGYNKWYAILKGGSLRLRPIVLTTMTTIFGLIPMAIGLGGKSPIWMPMAYTIIFGLALATTMTLFVMPALYAITTDLRGLLLRDPEERFRTVSDEELLGNAVPADD, from the coding sequence ATGTCCATCCCCAAAATATCCGTGAATAACCCCGTTTTAGCGAATCTCCTGATGATTATAATCATCGTTTTTGGGTTGTACGCATGGATGAATCTACCGCGGGAACTCACTCCAGAAGTCTCAGTACAGAGCGCAGTTGTGACAACGCTATACCCAGGAGCCTCCCCAGAAGAAGTCGAGATGCTTGTCACTGCTCCTATTGAAGATGCTATTGAGGAGAACGTCAACAAAGTTGACCTATTGTTTTCTACCTCTTCAGAAGGACGTTCTGTTATCTTTGTCGATTTTGAGGAGATAAGCAACCGGGATTTTGACAAGGAACTTGAAAACATACGCACCGCTGTTGAGCAGGTAAATGAGTTGCCAGAGGAGATCTTAGATGATCCGAGGGTCGAAGAATTTGATAGCTCATTTGGTTTTCCTATTTTGACGATTGTTGTAGGTGGAAATATTGCGGAAACGCAGATGCGGAATATTGCTGAGAATCTCAAAGATGAAATCTCGGACCTCAAAAACATTGCCTCTGTCGGAATGGCAGGTCTCCGTGAGAGGGAAATATGGATTGAGGTGAACCCTGATCGATTGAAGGCATACCGACTCCCAATTTCAGCGGTTATTACCGCGCTCGGAACAAACAACTTGAATCTCCCCGCCGGCACAATGGAACTGGGTGGGACAGAATTCATGATCCGAACGATGGGAGAATTCACCGATTTGGACACTATTGGCGAAACTCTCATCACTGCTCAGCCGACAGGGACACTTCTCCGCCTGAAAGATGTGGCAACAATCTCTGACACCTACGAGGAGGTGCGAACGCTATCGCGAATTGATGGCCAACCTTCGATTAGCCTGAGTGTGCAAAAGAAGACTGAGGGAAACACAATTGCATTAGTTGCTAAACTTCGAGAATTAGTCGACAATCGGAGAACGTCCCTCCCTGAAGGTGCTGAGTTGACGGTTGTTAATGACTATTCCGTTGTTCTCAAAGAACGATTAGGAATTCTTGAAACAAATGCGTTTTTCGGTTTGGTGCTTGTTGTACTAATGCTCCTTCTCTTTATTGGATGGCGGAATGCCCTATTTGCGGCACTCGGCATACCGGTCGCCTTCATGGCAACATTTTGGTTTATGTCCATTGCTGGTTATACGCTCAGCGGTGTCTCCCTGTTTGGGCTTATTTTAGTCGTAGGGATTGTCGTTGATGATGCTATTGTTGTCATGGAAAACATCTATCGGCATATTGAGTCTGGAGTATCTCCAAAAGTTGCCGCTATCCGCGGTGCAGAAGAGGTCGGTTGGCCCGTTGTAGCGGCAAGCCTGACGACAATCTGTGCTTTTGGACCGTTGATGTTTATGTCTGGTGTTACTGGACAGTTTATGCGGATCGTGCCGGTTATGGCAATTCTGGTGTTGATAGCTTCTCTTTTTGAAGTCTTTGTAATTTTACCAGCACACGTCGCTGAATGGGGGAGAACCAAAATTCGCACAGGACGCAGTAGGCTTGAAAATCTCCGAACCGAGTCTCCGAGGGGTTTCACCCTCGGTGTCCGCATTGTCGGCTTTTTCGTATGGTTTGCCTTGTTTTTTGAATTAATTCGGAACCGATATGTTAGAATCCTGAAAATAACCATTCGACACCGATATGCGTTTGTAGGTGGTATCCTCTTCTTCGGATTGGTTGCATGTATCGGGGCATTTTTTGTGCTTGACAGGGAACTCTTCCCTGGTGAAGAGTTCCCACAATTTTATGTCAAAGCCGAGATGCCACCTTCCTACGGAATACAGGAAACAACAGAAGTAATTGTCCAAATTGAAGAGATGGCTAAAAGACTTCCATCGACTGAAGTTGATGCGGTCGTCAGCAATGTCGGTTTACACACATTTATGTCAGGTTTGGTAAGAAAAAGTGTTACCTACGGCTCAAATTTAGGAGAGGTAATCGTCGAACTCACACCAAAGCAAGAGCGCACCCGAGGTGTGGATGAGATCATCGCAGAACTACGGACGAAAACCGCTACAATTAGTGGAATTGAGCGACTGAGTTTCGCCACACAGGACGGGGGGGCACCACAAGTAGCAGATGTGCGAGTCAAAGTAAAAGGACCGAGATTTGAGAATCTGACTGAACTCGCTGGCGTTCTTAAGACAGCCCTATCTCAGATAGATGGCGTTTACGATATCCAAGATGACTTCAGCATCGGAAAATCTGAACTCCGCATCTACTTGAATCAGGAGAAAGCATATCAATATGGATTAACCACGTTTCAGGTTGCCCAAACCGTTCGTACTGCTTTGGAGGGGGCTAAAGCCACAACTTATCGTGAAGCAGACGAAGCGATTGATGTCATTGTCAAATATGAGGAAGATGCCCTTACAAATCTCGCGAAGCTTAATAATCTCTTGATTACAACACCCACTGGTGCTATTGTCCCACTCAAGGATGTTGCAAATATCGTGATGGAAAAGGGGTACGCAGATATCCATCGGTTTGACGGTGAGCGAGCAATCACGGTTTATGCATCCGTAGATAAAGAAAAGACGACTGCCTTTAAAGTGAATCAATCGCTCATCAGTGCATTTGCTGGCATAGAATCTTTGTATCCGGGATACCAACTCGATTTTCGAGGGGTTTTTGATGAAATTACAGAATCCTTTTCCGAGTTGTGGAAGTTGTTCATTGTTGGGCTGTTGCTAATCTATGTGGTATTGGGTGCACAATTCAGGTCATTTATACAACCGATTATCATTATGTTTGCTGTTCCGTTTGGTATGATCGGTGCGATGGTCGGACTCCTACTTTCCCATGCGACACTTAGCGTCGTCGCTATGTTTGGTATCGTTGCCCTTTCCGGGATTGTGGTGAACGATTCAATTGTGCTTATCGACTTCATTAACAAGTACCGAGAAAAGGGATATAACAAGTGGTACGCTATTCTGAAAGGCGGTAGTCTCCGATTGCGTCCAATTGTTCTCACCACGATGACGACGATTTTCGGACTCATTCCGATGGCAATCGGGTTAGGTGGCAAGTCGCCTATCTGGATGCCGATGGCGTATACAATCATCTTCGGGCTTGCGCTCGCAACCACAATGACGCTGTTTGTGATGCCTGCACTCTACGCGATTACGACAGACCTACGCGGACTTCTCTTGAGAGATCCAGAAGAACGATTCCGAACCGTTTCAGATGAAGAACTATTGGGTAACGCAGTCCCAGCAGATGATTAA